The Mariluticola halotolerans nucleotide sequence GCGGGCAGAGGAACGGCTGGGTGTGCAATTGTTCACGCGCACCTCTTCCGGGCTGTTGCCGACCGATGCGCTTTTGGCGGTGCAGCCGCAATTGCGGGCCGGGTTTCAGGCATTGGCCGATGCGAGTGACACCTTGCGCGCGGTTGAGGACAATGTGTTGACGCTGACCGCGGGCAATGTGTTTGCCTCGTCCTGGCTGGTGTGGCGGCTCAGCCGGTTTGCCGAAGTGGCGCCTGATATTGAGGTGCGGATTGTTACCACGGGCAAGATGCTGGACCTGGCGCGGCCTGACATTGACTGCGGGATTAGGTTTGGCACGGGGGACTGGCCGGAGGTGCGCAGCGACCTGCTGGGCGGGCAAAGCTATTGGCCGGTCTGTACGCCTGGTCTAGCCCACCAATTGAAATCACCCGCCGATCTGGCGCATGTCCCCATTATTGCCGACCCCAAAGGCATGCTGGTATGGGCCGACTGGCTGCGCGGCGCGGGCGTTGCGGACCTGACCCTCAAAGGACCATCCTATAGCGACCCCGCTGTTGCCTTTGATGCGGCACTGGCCGGGCTGGGTGTACTGCTGAGCCTTGACATGATGGCCTGCGATGCGCTGGCGCTGGGGCGGCTGGTGAAGCCTTTTACTTACGAGGAGCCCAGCCCGTTCAGCTACTGGCTGGTGACAGACCAGAACAAGAGCCGCTCGCGCAAGGTGCGGTTGTTTTTCGACTGGATAAAAGCCGAGGCTGGCGGCGCCATGATGGCTGGCACCAAGGATTGATCGACGTCAACACGGACACCGTCCGCTTCACTATAGTATGGTTGCCAAGCGTGTGGTTTTCTGGTTTTCATGCACTTGAGAGTTATTAGAACTATTCTAAACTAAATCGAGAGGCTTGCCATGTTTGCCCGATTGCTTGAGCCCAACAAGCGCGATTTTGCCTCGCTCAATGCGCAGGAAATCCTGTCGCTGGCGGTGGCCGCCGAGGAAGAGGACGGGCGCATTTACGCCGCCTATGCGGACAAGATTCGTGAAACCTATCCGGCCTCTGCCAAGGTGTTCGAGGGCATGGCGGCGGAAGAGGACGAACACCGCAAGCAATTGCTGGCGCTTTACCGCGCCCGGTTTGGCGACAAGCTTATTCCGATCCGGCGCGAGCATGTGCGCGGTTTCATGTCGCGCAAGCCAGTATGGCTGATGCAGAACCTGTCCATTGAAACCATTCGCCAGCAGGTGTGGGAGATGGAGGAAGGGGCTTACCGGTTTTATGTCGAGGCGGGCAAGCAAACCGAAGATGTGGAAGTGCGCCAGCTGCTTGGTGACCTAGCGATGCAGGAACGCCAGCACAAGGAGACCGCAGACTCGCTGGAAGCCGAACATCTGGGTGATGCAGCAAAAACAGAAGAAGAAGAGCAATCGCACCGGCAATTTGTGTTGACCTATGTGCAGCCGGGACTGGCCGGCCTGATGGATGGCTCGGTTTCGACCCTTGCCCCGGTTTTTGCGGCGGCTTTTGCAACGGGCAGCACCTGGCAGACCTTTCTGGTGGGGCTGGCCGCATCGGTGGGTGCGGGCATTTCCATGGGCTTTACGGAGGCGGCCTCTGACGATGGCAAGCTGACCGGGCGCGGTTCGCCCATAAAGCGTGGCTTTGCCGCCGGGATCATGACCGCGATTGGCGGACTTGGGCACACCCTGCCCTATCTGATTACCGACTTTGTCAGCGCGACAGTGATCGCGATTATTGTGGTGCTGGTGGAATTGTGGGCCATCGCCTTCATCCAGTCGAAATACATGTCGACGCCGTTCTGGCGGGCTGTGATGCAAGTGGTGCTCGGGGGCTCGCTGGTGTTTGCAGCCGGTATTCTGATCGGCAACGCTTGAGAAGGGATGCGGCATGAGCACATCTGAGGCCGCAAGCCCCTTGCAAACGCCAACCCGCCATGTCGAGCGGGCGGGTTGTGCGCTTGCCTATCGGGTGAGCGGGCCAGAGGATGGACGACCGCTGGTGCTGTGCCATGGACTGGCGGCGAACGGCATGCAATTTGCCGAGGATGCGGCTTTTTTTGCGGCGCGCGGGTTTCGGGTGATTGTGCCGGACTTGCGTGGGCACGGCCAATCCATTGTGACGGGCGTGCGGCATGATGCGGATTTTGCGATTGCCAGCCTTGGAGCCGACCTGATCGCTATTCTGGATGCAGAAAACATTGAAGCCACGGACTGGGTGGGCAATTCGCTGGGCGGGATCATTGCGCTGTCGCTGATGGGAACAGACCGGGCGCGGCTGGGCCGGTTTCTCAGCTATGGCACTGCCTATCGGTTGCAGGTGCCGGGCGCGCTGCTTTCGGGCATGGGAATGGTAATGGGCAGCTACCGGTTTGTTGACCGGCGGTTTCTGGCCATGATCGGCGGGTGGATGACATCGCCGGATCCGAAGGCGCGGGCGGTGGTTTCATCAATGCTGCGGGTTCTCGACCCGGATGCGGTGATGCGCACAGCGCGGCACCTGGCCCATTATGACCTCACAGCGAACGGGCTGGATTTTGATGGCCCGATGCTGATGATAAAGGCGGCGCGCGATGTGGCGGTTAACCGGGCACTGGCACCGACCCTGCCGCAGCTTCTGGCCCGGGATAATTTTACGCTGGTAGAGATGGATGATGCGGGGCATTGCGCCAATCTCGAACAGCCAGCGCGCTTTCGCGAGATTGTGACGGGATTTTTGGGCAATCGCGCGGGTGATGCCTGAAGGTCAGATTTCGGTTCAAAATACGCAAATTCTGGTTTAGTCCTTGCCGGTCAATTTTGCTGAAAGTCCATAAATGACCATTCGTGCTGCCACAGAGAATGATATTCCGGCGCTGCTTGAAATTCACAATGATGCCGTGCGCCGATTGAGCTGGATCTGGATCAGCCGTGAGGACACACTGGCCGACCGGACCAAATGGTTTCACGAGCGCATGGCGGCGGGGTTTCCCGTTCTGGTGGCAGAGGACGCTAACGGACGGGTGATCGGCTATGGCGCTTTTGGCACCTATCGCGGTCGCGACGGCTATGACCTGACCGTCGAGCATTCGGTTTATCTGCTGCCCGAAGCGCAAGGGCACGGGCTGGGCAAGCGGCTTTTGACCGAATTGATCGATATTGCGCGGGCGCAAGGGCGGCACATGATGGTGGCTGTGATCGACACCGATAATGTGCTCTCGATCAAACTGCATGAGAAATTCGGGTTTGTGCATGCAGGCACGCTGCCGGAAGCGGGCAAGAAGCACGGGCGCTGGGTGAGCCAGACAAACATGTATCTATTGCTGGATGACCGGAAGGCGCCCCCGGCCGCTTAACAGATCTGATTTTACTTATTGGCGAGATTGCGGGCGCGGTCGGCCTGGCGTTTGGCTTTTTTGGCCCTGGCGCGGGCAAGGGCTGCGCTTTGGGCATCATCGCCCAAATGGGCGAGGCCTTTTGCGGC carries:
- the mbfA gene encoding iron exporter MbfA yields the protein MFARLLEPNKRDFASLNAQEILSLAVAAEEEDGRIYAAYADKIRETYPASAKVFEGMAAEEDEHRKQLLALYRARFGDKLIPIRREHVRGFMSRKPVWLMQNLSIETIRQQVWEMEEGAYRFYVEAGKQTEDVEVRQLLGDLAMQERQHKETADSLEAEHLGDAAKTEEEEQSHRQFVLTYVQPGLAGLMDGSVSTLAPVFAAAFATGSTWQTFLVGLAASVGAGISMGFTEAASDDGKLTGRGSPIKRGFAAGIMTAIGGLGHTLPYLITDFVSATVIAIIVVLVELWAIAFIQSKYMSTPFWRAVMQVVLGGSLVFAAGILIGNA
- a CDS encoding GNAT family N-acetyltransferase translates to MTIRAATENDIPALLEIHNDAVRRLSWIWISREDTLADRTKWFHERMAAGFPVLVAEDANGRVIGYGAFGTYRGRDGYDLTVEHSVYLLPEAQGHGLGKRLLTELIDIARAQGRHMMVAVIDTDNVLSIKLHEKFGFVHAGTLPEAGKKHGRWVSQTNMYLLLDDRKAPPAA
- a CDS encoding LysR substrate-binding domain-containing protein encodes the protein MTTSFAIPLNALRAIEIVARSHALGPAAEELGVTPGAVSQHIRRAEERLGVQLFTRTSSGLLPTDALLAVQPQLRAGFQALADASDTLRAVEDNVLTLTAGNVFASSWLVWRLSRFAEVAPDIEVRIVTTGKMLDLARPDIDCGIRFGTGDWPEVRSDLLGGQSYWPVCTPGLAHQLKSPADLAHVPIIADPKGMLVWADWLRGAGVADLTLKGPSYSDPAVAFDAALAGLGVLLSLDMMACDALALGRLVKPFTYEEPSPFSYWLVTDQNKSRSRKVRLFFDWIKAEAGGAMMAGTKD
- a CDS encoding alpha/beta fold hydrolase, yielding MSTSEAASPLQTPTRHVERAGCALAYRVSGPEDGRPLVLCHGLAANGMQFAEDAAFFAARGFRVIVPDLRGHGQSIVTGVRHDADFAIASLGADLIAILDAENIEATDWVGNSLGGIIALSLMGTDRARLGRFLSYGTAYRLQVPGALLSGMGMVMGSYRFVDRRFLAMIGGWMTSPDPKARAVVSSMLRVLDPDAVMRTARHLAHYDLTANGLDFDGPMLMIKAARDVAVNRALAPTLPQLLARDNFTLVEMDDAGHCANLEQPARFREIVTGFLGNRAGDA